The Pontibacter pudoricolor genome contains a region encoding:
- a CDS encoding MBL fold metallo-hydrolase: protein MQLQITSLNSGSNGNCYYIGNEREAVLVDAGISCLETERRMKRLGLSMRKVKAIFISHEHSDHIRGVSVIARKYEIPVYITPDTQYHGRLSQERFTAIPFLAYEPVKVGGLTITAFPKWHDASDPHSFIVSYQDINIGVFTDIGAPCEHVIKHFGMCHAAFLETNYDDGLLDKGRYPYYLKQRIRSNHGHLSNEQALSLFMEHKPAFMSHLLLSHLSKDNNNPMLVQNLFRLNAAGTEVVVASRYQETPIYTITNSFTPIKHYKGEQLQLL, encoded by the coding sequence ATGCAATTGCAGATCACATCATTAAATTCAGGAAGTAACGGTAACTGTTATTACATCGGCAACGAGCGCGAAGCGGTGCTGGTAGATGCCGGTATTTCGTGCCTCGAAACCGAACGACGCATGAAGCGCTTGGGCCTTTCGATGCGCAAAGTAAAAGCCATCTTCATCTCTCATGAGCATTCCGATCACATTCGGGGCGTGTCCGTCATAGCGCGCAAGTACGAAATTCCGGTTTATATTACACCAGATACCCAATACCACGGCCGTTTAAGCCAGGAGCGATTTACTGCCATTCCTTTCCTGGCATACGAGCCCGTGAAGGTCGGCGGGCTAACTATAACTGCATTTCCGAAATGGCACGATGCTTCCGATCCGCATAGTTTTATAGTTAGTTACCAGGATATCAACATTGGTGTTTTTACTGATATAGGAGCACCCTGCGAGCATGTTATAAAGCACTTTGGCATGTGCCACGCCGCTTTTCTGGAAACAAATTATGATGATGGCCTGCTGGACAAAGGGCGCTATCCTTATTACCTGAAACAACGCATCCGCAGCAACCACGGGCACTTATCAAACGAGCAGGCACTTTCGCTTTTCATGGAGCACAAACCGGCGTTCATGAGCCACCTGCTGCTATCGCATTTGTCTAAAGACAACAACAACCCAATGCTGGTGCAGAACCTTTTCCGGTTAAATGCTGCCGGTACCGAGGTTGTTGTAGCCTCCCGTTACCAGGAAACCCCGATCTACACCATTACCAATTCTTTTACACCGATAAAGCACTACAAAGGCGAGCAACTGCAACTTCTATAG
- a CDS encoding RBBP9/YdeN family alpha/beta hydrolase: protein MNINVPGLRNSGPGHWQSIWETNYPAQFYRITQTNWEQPDCQQWTTQLEKELSSFNLKEVVLIGHSVGCATIVNWHYRFGKQIKGALLVAPSDVDDPNYPKYITGFSPLPLRKLPFPSIVVASTNDHVVAYERAKYFAACWGSELVTLQNAGHIEGKSGYGNWQAGLELVSKLSGETIVA from the coding sequence ATGAACATAAACGTCCCCGGTCTCCGCAACTCCGGCCCAGGGCACTGGCAAAGCATATGGGAGACAAACTACCCTGCTCAGTTTTACCGCATTACACAAACCAACTGGGAACAACCTGACTGCCAGCAATGGACCACCCAGCTAGAAAAGGAACTGAGCAGTTTTAACTTAAAGGAGGTAGTTCTGATAGGCCACAGTGTAGGCTGCGCAACTATAGTTAACTGGCATTACCGGTTTGGCAAGCAAATAAAAGGCGCGTTGCTGGTAGCTCCCAGTGATGTGGATGACCCAAACTACCCGAAATATATCACGGGTTTCAGTCCGTTGCCGCTTCGCAAATTACCGTTCCCGAGTATAGTTGTAGCCAGCACCAACGACCATGTGGTAGCTTATGAGCGGGCAAAATACTTTGCTGCCTGCTGGGGAAGTGAGCTGGTAACGCTGCAAAACGCCGGCCATATTGAAGGTAAATCAGGGTATGGCAACTGGCAGGCCGGTCTTGAGTTGGTCAGTAAATTAAGCGGAGAAACTATAGTTGCCTAA
- a CDS encoding sugar MFS transporter yields the protein MSVKTEPMMSQELEKRNDFRAILIIGVLFFIFGSVTWLNSVLIPYLKIACELTNFESYFVTFAFYISYLVMAIPSAWVLKATGFKKGMAAGLAVMALGALIFIPAALDRTYSLFLIGLFVQGTGLALLQTASNPYITILGPAESAAKRISIMGICSKVGGILAPIALGFIVFSNPEALDALVKQLDTMSLQQKAMELDAVAHRVITPYIIVAVALAVLAVLVLLSSLPEVDTDQEDEAIATANTSKTSILQFPHLLLGVLAIFLYVGVEVLSVDTIISYGVEQGFSLEDAKFFFSFTLGAMLVGYLIGIVTIPKILKQDVALQISAVLGVLFSIAAILTDGYVSVLFIALLGLANSLMWPAIWPLAIAGLGRFTKIGSSLLIMGIAGGAIIPLVYGRLTDMADAQQAYWIMVPCYLFIWFFSTKGHRIRK from the coding sequence ATGTCTGTAAAAACTGAACCTATGATGTCTCAGGAGTTAGAGAAACGAAATGATTTCCGTGCCATCCTGATCATTGGAGTCCTTTTCTTTATTTTCGGCTCCGTAACCTGGCTCAACTCGGTGCTCATCCCCTATCTTAAGATAGCCTGCGAACTCACCAACTTCGAATCGTATTTCGTGACCTTTGCCTTTTATATTTCTTACCTGGTAATGGCTATTCCGTCGGCGTGGGTGCTAAAGGCTACTGGGTTTAAAAAAGGAATGGCAGCCGGACTGGCTGTAATGGCCCTTGGTGCGCTTATTTTTATACCAGCTGCCCTCGATCGTACCTATTCCCTTTTCCTGATAGGTTTGTTTGTGCAGGGCACCGGACTGGCCTTGTTACAGACTGCTTCTAATCCTTATATTACTATTCTGGGCCCTGCCGAGAGTGCTGCCAAACGCATCAGTATCATGGGTATCTGCAGTAAAGTAGGCGGTATCCTGGCACCTATTGCATTAGGGTTTATAGTTTTCTCGAATCCGGAAGCGCTTGATGCTCTTGTAAAGCAACTGGATACCATGAGTTTGCAGCAGAAAGCAATGGAACTGGATGCCGTTGCACACCGTGTAATCACACCTTATATAATTGTAGCTGTTGCGCTGGCTGTGCTTGCTGTACTGGTGCTGTTGTCGTCGTTGCCTGAGGTTGATACCGACCAGGAGGATGAAGCCATAGCAACCGCCAATACATCGAAAACAAGTATTTTACAGTTTCCGCACTTGTTGCTGGGCGTACTGGCCATTTTCCTGTATGTCGGCGTAGAGGTCCTCTCTGTTGATACCATTATCAGTTATGGTGTGGAGCAGGGCTTTTCGCTGGAAGATGCCAAGTTCTTCTTCTCGTTTACGCTGGGGGCCATGCTGGTGGGTTACCTTATCGGCATCGTTACCATTCCTAAAATACTGAAGCAGGATGTGGCCTTGCAGATATCGGCAGTACTGGGTGTGCTGTTCTCTATTGCTGCAATCCTTACCGATGGTTACGTATCGGTGCTGTTCATTGCGCTACTTGGCCTAGCAAACTCTTTAATGTGGCCTGCCATCTGGCCATTGGCTATTGCCGGGCTGGGCCGTTTTACAAAAATTGGTTCGTCGCTCCTGATCATGGGTATAGCCGGTGGTGCCATTATTCCGCTGGTGTATGGCCGCCTTACCGACATGGCTGATGCGCAGCAAGCATACTGGATAATGGTACCGTGTTACCTGTTCATCTGGTTCTTCTCTACCAAAGGCCACAGGATCAGAAAGTAA